Proteins encoded together in one Tripterygium wilfordii isolate XIE 37 chromosome 14, ASM1340144v1, whole genome shotgun sequence window:
- the LOC120015739 gene encoding cytokinin riboside 5'-monophosphate phosphoribohydrolase LOG1-like → MEEGGGEEEEEVTTTTTTTKSDEKKTKFQRICVFCGSRAGYKSSFADAAFELGKQLVEKKIGLVYGGGSVGLMGLISQTVFNGGCHVLGVIPEALKPHEISGDTIGEVITVTDMHQRKAEMSKHADAFIALPGGYGTMEELLEIIAWSQLGIHDKPVGLLNVDGYYNSLLALFDKGVEEGFIEASARHIVVIANTPQLLLTKMEEYAPVHDKVAPKQSWEVDQLLNSATTSGEPPNKS, encoded by the exons ATggaggaaggaggaggagaagaagaagaagaagtgacaacaacaacaacaacaacaaaaagtgatgaaaagaaaacaaagtttcAGAGAATATGTGTGTTCTGTGGCAGCAGAGCAGGTTACAAGTCTTCATTTGCTGATGCTGCTTTTGAGCTTGGTAAACAATTG gtggagaagaagattgGTTTAGTGTATGGAGGAGGAAGTGTAGGTCTCATGGGTTTGATCTCTCAAACTGTGTTTAATGGAGGTTGCCATGTTTTGGG AGTGATTCCAGAAGCTCTTAAGCCTCATGAG ATATCAGGAGATACCATTGGAGAAGTGATTACTGTTACTGATATGCACCAAAGGAAAGCAGAAATGTCAAAACATGCTGATGCCTTCATTGCACTTCCTG GTGGTTATGGAACCATGGAGGAATTGCTAGAGATAATAGCCTGGTCTCAACTAGGAATCCATGATAAACCA GTGGGACTGCTAAATGTAGATGGATACTATAACAGCTTACTTGCTCTGTTTGATAAAGGAGTAGAAGAAGGTTTCATAGAGGCTTCTGCAAGGCATATTGTGGTCATAGCAAACACACCACAACTACTCCTCACAAAAATggag GAGTATGCCCCAGTCCATGACAAGGTTGCACCCAAACAAAGTTGGGAAGTGGACCAGTTACTAAACTCTGCTACTACAAGTGGGGAACCCCCTAACAAATCTTAG
- the LOC120015670 gene encoding polygalacturonase-like: protein MGHFVTLILCLILSLFALGSSSGFYTEDPIYKTHGGVIGASRRSISPRPFNVDDFGAKGDGIGDDTKAFKKAWEAACSSKAISPVIVVPKSKTYHLNPITFSGPCNSNLVLAIFGTIQASTERSNYAKDGKHWIKFENVQNFRVKGGGIINGNGKIWWENSCKVDERLPCTLAPTAMTFIGCKNLIVANLWFKNAQKMHVSFQDSENVQVLNLLVTAPGNSPNTDGIHVTNTQNIRIQNCDIRTGDDCISIVSGSKNVEATDITCGPGHGISIGSLGANNSQANVTGVTVNRARLSGTTNGLRIKTWQGGSGYANNIIFQNVVMNNVSNPIIVDQNYCDKKQPCQQKVSAVQVSNIVYSNIRGSSASAVATNFDCSRQFPCKGIMLQDINLVSEERGLESKASCVNVKFTRKGHVSPQCSKY, encoded by the exons ATGGGTCATTTCGTGACACTAATATTGTGCCTCATTTTGTCTTTGTTTGCTCTCGGTTCTTCTTCTGGTTTTTACACAGAAGAcccaatttacaaaacccatgGAGGGGTCATTGGTGCTTCAAGAAGAAGTATAtcaccaaggcctttcaatgtGGATGATTTTGGAGCTAAAGGTGATGGAATAGGTGATGACACTAAG GCATTTAAGAAAGCATGGGAGGCAGCTTGTTCTTCCAAAGCAATCAGTCCTGTAATTGTGGTTCCTAAGAGCAAGACTTACCATCTCAATCCAATTACATTCTCTGGTCCTTGCAACTCCAATCTTGTTTTGGcg ATTTTTGGAACAATCCAAGCATCCACTGAACGATCAAACTATGCAAAAGATGGGAAGCATTGGATTAAGTTTGAGAATGTGCAGAATTTCAGAGTTAAAGGTGGTGGTATCATCAATGGCAATGGCAAAATATGGTGGGAGAACTCTTGCAAAGTCGATGAAAGACTG CCTTGCACTCTGGCACCAACG GCAATGACATTCATTGGATGCAAGAACTTGATAGTGGCAAATCTGTGGTTCAAGAATGCACAGAAGATGCATGTTTCATTTCAAGATAGCGAGAATGTGCAGGTCTTGAATCTGCTGGTGACTGCACCTGGAAACAGCCCCAACACTGATGGAATTCATGtcacaaatacacaaaataTTAGAATCCAGAATTGTGACATCAGGACAG GTGATGACTGTATTTCAATAGTTAGTGGGTCTAAAAATGTGGAGGCCACTGATATAACTTGTGGACCTGGTCATGGCATAAG CATTGGAAGCTTGGGAGCTAATAATTCACAAGCAAATGTTACCGGGGTCACAGTCAACAGAGCACGACTTTCTGGTACCACAAATGGACTTAGAATCAAGACTTGGCAg gGAGGGTCTGGATATGCCAATAACATAATATTCCAAAATGTGGTGATGAACAATGTGAGCAACCCCATAATTGTTGACCAAAACTATTGTGATAAAAAACAACCATGCCAACAGAag GTCTCTGCAGTGCAAGTGAGCAACATAGTGTACAGTAACATCAGAGGCAGCAGTGCCTCTGCAGTGGCAACAAACTTCGATTGCAGCAGACAGTTTCCATGTAAAGGAATTATGTTGCAGGACATAAATCTTGTGAGTGAAGAACGAGGATTAGAATCCAAAGCTTCGTGTGTTAATGTCAAATTCACAAGAAAAGGACATGTCTCTCCACAGTGTTCTAAATATTAG